From a single Streptomyces liliifuscus genomic region:
- a CDS encoding Gfo/Idh/MocA family protein translates to MTRSAEPISVAVIGAGMAGRSHAAGYRNVNTVFGAGLPPVRLAAIADANTELAEDAARRYGYEKALPSWEAVVEDSTIDAVSIVVGNALHRRIAEALVAAGKHVLCEKPLAGSLEDARAMAELERTAEVVTAVGYTFRRSPGIAAIREHVRRAELGDLSLFSGRYWCDYATDPKGPLTWRFKGGPGSGALGDVGSHVIDVAEYVAGPIVSVSGASLSTQIPKRPLPLGAVVGHNAAPVSDEVGEVENEDTASFTARFESGLVGTFSVTRTGFGLPNGLAFDVLGLGGRAAFDQHRPAEYLFDDAQPQARTRGARQIIAGPQMPYFAGGVPMEAPGVGASNADNFTYQARAFLDQVAGAAEPLPACATFADALRTMEIIRAVVESSRNGGASVTVPPAA, encoded by the coding sequence ATGACCAGGTCCGCCGAACCCATCTCCGTCGCGGTGATCGGAGCCGGCATGGCCGGCCGCAGCCATGCCGCCGGCTACCGCAACGTCAACACGGTCTTCGGCGCCGGCCTGCCGCCGGTCCGCCTGGCCGCGATCGCCGATGCCAACACCGAACTCGCCGAGGACGCCGCCCGCCGCTACGGGTACGAGAAGGCCCTCCCGAGCTGGGAGGCCGTCGTCGAGGACTCGACCATCGACGCGGTGAGCATCGTCGTGGGCAACGCCCTGCACCGCCGCATCGCGGAGGCGCTGGTCGCCGCGGGCAAGCACGTGCTGTGCGAGAAGCCGCTGGCCGGGTCGCTGGAGGACGCCCGTGCGATGGCCGAGTTGGAGCGCACCGCCGAGGTCGTGACCGCCGTCGGCTATACCTTCCGGCGTTCCCCGGGCATCGCGGCGATCCGCGAGCATGTCCGGCGCGCCGAGCTGGGCGATCTCTCGCTGTTCAGCGGCCGGTACTGGTGCGACTACGCGACCGACCCGAAGGGCCCGCTGACCTGGCGGTTCAAGGGCGGCCCCGGTTCCGGTGCGCTCGGTGACGTCGGCTCGCACGTCATCGACGTCGCCGAGTACGTCGCCGGCCCCATCGTCTCGGTCTCCGGCGCCTCGCTCTCCACGCAGATCCCCAAGCGGCCCCTGCCGCTCGGTGCGGTCGTCGGCCACAACGCCGCGCCCGTCTCCGACGAGGTCGGCGAGGTCGAGAACGAGGACACCGCGTCCTTCACTGCCCGCTTCGAGTCCGGACTGGTGGGCACCTTCTCGGTCACGCGCACCGGCTTCGGTCTGCCCAACGGGCTCGCCTTCGACGTCCTGGGCCTGGGCGGCCGGGCCGCCTTCGACCAGCACCGGCCCGCCGAGTACCTCTTCGACGACGCCCAGCCCCAGGCCCGTACGCGTGGCGCCCGGCAGATCATCGCCGGTCCGCAGATGCCGTACTTCGCGGGCGGGGTCCCGATGGAGGCACCGGGCGTTGGCGCCAGCAACGCCGACAACTTCACCTACCAGGCCCGCGCCTTCCTCGACCAGGTCGCGGGTGCCGCCGAGCCGCTGCCTGCCTGCGCCACCTTCGCCGACGCGCTGCGGACCATGGAAATCATCCGCGCCGTCGTCGAATCCTCCCGGAACGGCGGTGCCTCCGTGACCGTTCCGCCCGCCGCCTGA
- a CDS encoding sugar phosphate isomerase/epimerase family protein has protein sequence MALKLGAYTACLHDRTLTEALDILKENGLTSVEVNTGGFIPSPHCPVDLLLSSATAREEYLATFAERGLELTGLNCNGNPLNPLPGVGPKHADDLRRTIRLAGLLGVRHVVTMSGTPGSDPDAKYPSWVVNPWDGVYMDVLDYQWGVAVEFWKEIDALARENDVRVAIEMHPHNVVFSPVTLKRLVDAGGLTNVGAEMDPSHLMWQGMDIVASIKWLGPLVFHAAAKDATLCPGADIRGVLDTSFTRVPADAPGKVPTGYGFWCNAWPENPAWKFVAVGNGNDVPYWTEFLRALAEIDPDMAVNIEHEDAAYSQTEGLALAAKNLHSAAAAL, from the coding sequence ATGGCCCTCAAGCTCGGCGCCTACACCGCCTGCCTGCACGACCGGACCCTCACCGAAGCCCTCGACATCCTCAAGGAGAACGGGCTGACCTCGGTCGAGGTCAACACCGGTGGCTTCATCCCCTCCCCGCACTGCCCCGTCGACCTGCTGCTGTCCTCGGCCACCGCCCGCGAGGAGTACCTGGCCACCTTCGCCGAGCGCGGGCTGGAACTGACCGGCCTCAACTGCAACGGCAACCCGCTCAACCCGCTGCCCGGCGTCGGCCCCAAGCACGCCGACGATCTGCGCCGCACCATCCGCCTCGCCGGCCTGCTCGGCGTCAGGCACGTCGTCACCATGTCCGGCACCCCGGGCTCCGACCCCGACGCCAAGTACCCGTCCTGGGTCGTGAACCCGTGGGACGGCGTGTACATGGACGTCCTGGACTACCAGTGGGGTGTGGCCGTCGAGTTCTGGAAGGAGATCGACGCGCTGGCCCGGGAGAACGACGTCCGGGTCGCCATCGAGATGCACCCGCACAACGTGGTCTTCTCCCCCGTCACCTTGAAGCGGCTCGTCGACGCGGGCGGCCTGACGAACGTCGGCGCGGAGATGGACCCCTCCCACCTGATGTGGCAGGGCATGGACATCGTCGCCTCCATCAAGTGGCTGGGCCCGCTGGTGTTCCACGCCGCCGCGAAGGACGCGACCCTGTGCCCGGGCGCCGACATCCGAGGCGTCCTGGACACCTCCTTCACCCGTGTGCCCGCCGACGCGCCCGGCAAGGTGCCCACCGGCTACGGCTTCTGGTGCAACGCCTGGCCCGAGAACCCGGCGTGGAAGTTCGTCGCCGTCGGCAACGGCAACGACGTCCCCTACTGGACCGAGTTCCTGCGTGCCCTCGCGGAGATCGACCCGGACATGGCCGTCAACATCGAGCACGAGGACGCGGCCTACTCCCAGACCGAGGGACTCGCCCTGGCGGCCAAGAACCTGCACAGCGCCGCCGCCGCGCTCTGA
- a CDS encoding 5-oxoprolinase subunit C family protein: MADTLNILRAGMATVQDLGRFGRSRHGLPVNGALDQHSARVANVLCGNDEGAPLLEITALDFSCTPSTDVLVAVTGAPADLTVDGVVRPQWEPLSIRSGETILISGIRHGIRVYLAVLGSVNTPYLQGSCAPDTILGFGHRLRDGDELGLRQHCPPVDHPEYRIPLFRLRAPVPRFPTTRIPSPWTIDVTDGPDLAEFGDTADRLFRSEFTVSPQSNHIGLRMAGDVPRRVTTGEVLSRGVPVGAVEVPAGDELLVLHRGRGVTAGYPVLAVVTATGLSALGQVGPGQTVRFRRRTVAEAVAAHRSQRSAVHALQNRVRTVFDALRIPSSPARTVPVSP, encoded by the coding sequence ATGGCTGACACCCTGAACATCCTCCGGGCCGGTATGGCGACCGTGCAGGATCTGGGCCGGTTCGGGCGCTCCCGTCACGGCCTGCCGGTCAACGGCGCTCTCGACCAGCACTCCGCCCGCGTCGCCAACGTGCTCTGCGGCAACGACGAGGGCGCGCCGCTGCTGGAGATCACCGCCCTGGACTTCAGCTGCACACCGTCGACCGACGTACTCGTCGCCGTGACCGGCGCACCCGCCGACCTGACCGTCGACGGTGTCGTACGACCGCAGTGGGAGCCCCTCTCCATACGGTCCGGCGAGACGATCCTCATCAGCGGCATCCGCCATGGCATCCGGGTCTACCTGGCCGTGCTCGGCTCGGTGAACACCCCTTACCTGCAAGGCAGTTGCGCCCCCGACACGATTCTCGGCTTCGGCCACCGACTGCGCGACGGCGACGAGCTCGGCCTCCGGCAGCACTGCCCGCCCGTCGACCACCCGGAGTACCGCATCCCGCTGTTCCGGCTGCGAGCACCGGTGCCCCGCTTCCCCACGACCCGCATCCCGTCGCCGTGGACGATCGACGTGACCGACGGCCCCGACCTCGCCGAGTTCGGTGACACGGCGGACCGGCTGTTCCGGTCGGAGTTCACCGTGAGCCCGCAGAGCAACCACATCGGGCTGCGGATGGCCGGTGACGTGCCCCGGCGCGTGACGACCGGCGAGGTGCTCTCGCGCGGTGTCCCCGTGGGAGCCGTCGAGGTCCCCGCGGGCGACGAGCTGCTCGTCCTGCACCGCGGCCGCGGCGTCACCGCCGGCTATCCGGTACTGGCCGTCGTGACAGCGACAGGACTGTCCGCGCTCGGCCAGGTCGGACCGGGCCAGACCGTCCGCTTCCGGCGCAGGACCGTCGCCGAGGCGGTGGCCGCCCACCGCTCCCAGCGAAGCGCCGTCCACGCCCTCCAGAACCGGGTGCGCACCGTCTTCGACGCCCTGCGCATCCCCTCGAGCCCCGCACGCACCGTCCCCGTCTCCCCGTAA
- a CDS encoding 5-oxoprolinase subunit B family protein gives MDSGTGIVDSADIASGSVVIVDCGDSAVVAKAVGMDAERGWRVVHALADAFDAVRPAGVHGIVPTYDSLLVEFDCVDTGHDTVRRVLRREADRLGEGPVTPPAARRFVVPVVYGGEFGPDLPVVADQLGLSEREVVELHSAADLTVRCLGAPAGAPMMDGPAFPRPVPRLSSPRTRVLPGSVAVAGRQAVICPMPSPGGWPLLGRTPLRVLEDLDADPLTAYRPGDTFRFVPITPGQWDDHAGRSLAVSHG, from the coding sequence ATGGACAGCGGCACGGGCATCGTGGACAGCGCCGACATCGCGAGCGGCAGCGTCGTGATCGTGGACTGCGGTGATTCGGCCGTCGTGGCCAAGGCCGTCGGCATGGACGCCGAGCGTGGCTGGCGGGTCGTGCACGCGCTGGCCGACGCCTTCGACGCGGTACGGCCGGCCGGGGTGCACGGCATCGTGCCCACCTACGACTCGCTGCTCGTCGAGTTCGACTGCGTCGACACCGGTCACGACACGGTACGACGGGTGCTGCGGCGCGAGGCGGACCGGCTCGGCGAGGGTCCGGTGACGCCGCCCGCGGCCCGGCGTTTCGTCGTCCCGGTGGTCTACGGCGGCGAGTTCGGCCCCGATCTGCCCGTCGTCGCCGACCAGTTGGGGCTGAGCGAGCGGGAGGTCGTGGAGCTGCACTCCGCCGCGGACCTCACCGTCCGCTGCCTCGGCGCACCGGCCGGCGCCCCGATGATGGACGGCCCGGCGTTCCCCCGGCCCGTACCGCGGCTGTCCTCGCCCCGCACCCGAGTGCTGCCCGGCTCGGTCGCGGTGGCCGGGCGGCAGGCCGTGATCTGCCCGATGCCGTCGCCGGGCGGCTGGCCGCTGCTCGGCCGCACTCCCCTGCGCGTCCTGGAGGACCTCGACGCCGACCCGCTGACCGCGTACCGGCCCGGTGACACCTTCCGCTTCGTACCCATCACTCCCGGGCAGTGGGACGACCACGCGGGCCGCTCCCTGGCGGTGTCGCATGGCTGA
- a CDS encoding LamB/YcsF family protein, which translates to MTHRVDLVADLGEGFGAYTMGDDEALLDVLTSANIACGFHAGDPRIMDATVRHCVRRGVAVGAHPSFPDLVGFGRRAMDLTPDEVRTDVLYQVGALQAFAVSHGTRVRHVAPHGRLGNLVATRPDYAAAVADAVASLDPALIVLAQDGELADAARARGLRVGIVGIADRAYRDDGTLVPRSEPGAVIHEEKEIAERTIRMVTEGVIRSVGGRDIPVDCDTVLLHGDTQGAISLAHRVREDLLAADVEITALADVLDGRAA; encoded by the coding sequence ATGACGCACAGGGTTGATCTCGTGGCCGACCTCGGCGAGGGGTTCGGCGCCTACACGATGGGCGACGACGAGGCCCTCCTCGATGTGCTGACGTCGGCGAACATCGCCTGCGGGTTCCACGCGGGCGATCCGCGGATCATGGACGCCACGGTCCGTCACTGCGTGCGGCGCGGCGTGGCCGTGGGCGCGCATCCCAGCTTTCCCGATCTCGTCGGGTTCGGCCGCCGCGCGATGGATCTGACACCGGACGAGGTCCGCACCGACGTGCTCTACCAGGTCGGCGCGCTCCAGGCGTTCGCCGTGTCGCACGGCACCCGTGTACGGCATGTGGCGCCGCACGGACGGCTGGGCAACCTGGTGGCGACCCGGCCCGACTACGCGGCGGCCGTCGCGGACGCGGTCGCCTCCCTCGACCCGGCGCTGATCGTGCTGGCGCAGGACGGCGAGCTCGCCGACGCGGCACGCGCCCGCGGCCTGCGGGTGGGCATCGTCGGGATCGCCGACCGGGCCTATCGCGACGACGGCACGCTGGTGCCGAGGAGCGAGCCGGGCGCGGTCATCCACGAGGAGAAGGAGATCGCCGAGCGGACGATCCGCATGGTGACCGAGGGCGTCATACGCAGTGTCGGCGGGCGTGACATCCCCGTCGACTGCGACACCGTGCTGCTGCACGGCGACACCCAGGGCGCGATCTCCCTCGCCCACCGCGTGCGCGAGGACCTGCTCGCCGCCGACGTCGAGATCACGGCTCTGGCCGACGTGCTCGACGGCAGGGCCGCCTGA
- a CDS encoding 2-hydroxyacid dehydrogenase gives MKQRVLTTRAALPGGGIARLASDAEVVAWPGTSKPEPRDLAELAKGASAILALGNDRVDAALLDAAGPSLRVVALASMGYDAVDREAAAERGVVVTHTPGVLAETTADLTFALVLMARRRLGAARDSLAAGQWGLFRMDDYLGLDVHGATLGLIGYGQIGRAVARRSQGFGMRVLHHDPYAPDDALSTSVDLPTLLAEADVVSLHVPLTPQTRHLIGAAELAAMKPTATLVSTSRGGVVDEDALLRALRDGSIHSAGLDVFEREPMGQELSPLVAEPHAVTLPHIGSATEATRAAMVDLAVDNIQDVLAGGPARTPIPGGAAMPGQDRAPRPVGGRGAR, from the coding sequence ATGAAGCAGCGTGTGCTCACCACCCGGGCCGCCCTCCCCGGCGGGGGAATCGCCCGCCTGGCGTCGGACGCCGAGGTCGTGGCGTGGCCGGGGACGAGCAAGCCCGAACCGCGGGATCTGGCGGAACTGGCGAAGGGCGCGAGCGCGATCCTGGCCCTGGGCAACGACCGGGTGGACGCCGCCCTGCTGGACGCTGCCGGGCCCTCGTTGCGGGTCGTCGCGCTGGCCAGCATGGGCTACGACGCGGTCGACCGGGAGGCGGCGGCCGAACGCGGTGTGGTGGTCACCCACACCCCCGGCGTTCTCGCCGAGACCACCGCCGACCTCACCTTCGCGCTCGTCCTCATGGCCCGCAGGCGCCTCGGCGCCGCCCGTGACTCGCTGGCCGCCGGTCAGTGGGGTCTGTTCCGGATGGACGACTACCTGGGCCTGGACGTGCACGGCGCCACGCTCGGTCTGATCGGCTACGGCCAGATCGGCCGGGCCGTGGCGCGACGGTCCCAGGGCTTCGGGATGCGGGTCCTGCACCACGACCCGTACGCACCCGACGACGCCCTCTCCACATCGGTGGACCTGCCCACGCTGCTCGCCGAGGCCGACGTCGTATCACTGCACGTCCCCCTCACCCCGCAGACGCGTCACCTCATCGGCGCCGCCGAACTGGCAGCCATGAAGCCCACAGCCACCCTCGTCAGCACCTCGCGCGGTGGTGTCGTGGACGAGGACGCACTGCTGCGGGCGCTGCGCGACGGGAGCATCCACTCGGCGGGCCTGGACGTCTTCGAGCGCGAACCCATGGGTCAGGAACTCTCCCCGCTGGTCGCCGAGCCCCATGCGGTCACGCTTCCGCACATCGGTTCCGCCACCGAGGCCACGCGGGCCGCGATGGTGGACCTCGCCGTGGACAACATCCAGGACGTACTCGCCGGAGGCCCGGCACGCACACCGATCCCGGGCGGCGCGGCCATGCCGGGACAGGACAGGGCCCCGCGCCCGGTGGGTGGGCGCGGGGCCAGGTGA
- the nac gene encoding nitrogen assimilation transcriptional regulator NAC, producing the protein MDTRRLYSFVKIVDAGSITRAADILHIAQPALSQQLSALEAQFKQQLLIRSKRGVAPTEAGRALYRHAQLILRQIDLAHAAVDISGRAPAGSVSVGLAPYSMGAALALPLLRSVRERYPDILLHINENFGGVISEAIMTGRMDMAFIYGAGPLRGVQFEPLRTEDLFLIAAPGGSVPSGDGDVSLEELAGVPLLLPSRIHTIRQVVDAAFQHASLEPRVVGEIESVLTLISAVGADVGATVLPWSAARATLDVQNLVVRRIVNPTITVKLSLCTSDHQPLSEPAHAVHDLFHELITEFGEDVAFGDAAMESSKASD; encoded by the coding sequence ATGGACACCAGGCGTCTCTACTCGTTCGTGAAGATCGTGGATGCCGGGAGCATCACGCGCGCGGCGGACATCCTGCACATCGCCCAGCCCGCGCTCAGCCAGCAGCTCTCGGCGCTGGAGGCCCAGTTCAAGCAGCAGCTGCTGATCCGCAGCAAACGAGGCGTCGCCCCGACCGAAGCGGGCCGCGCGCTGTACCGGCACGCGCAGCTCATCCTGCGCCAGATCGACCTCGCCCACGCGGCGGTCGACATCTCCGGGCGGGCGCCCGCGGGCAGCGTCTCGGTGGGCCTCGCCCCCTACAGCATGGGCGCGGCGCTCGCGCTGCCCCTGCTCAGGAGCGTGCGCGAGCGCTACCCCGACATCCTGCTGCACATCAACGAGAACTTCGGCGGAGTGATCAGCGAGGCGATCATGACCGGCCGGATGGACATGGCGTTCATCTACGGGGCCGGACCGCTGCGGGGCGTGCAGTTCGAACCGTTGCGCACCGAGGACCTGTTCCTGATCGCCGCGCCGGGCGGGTCCGTGCCCTCAGGGGACGGCGATGTCTCCCTCGAAGAGCTGGCCGGCGTCCCGCTGTTGCTGCCCAGCCGCATCCACACCATCAGACAGGTCGTCGACGCCGCGTTCCAGCACGCCTCGCTCGAACCCAGGGTGGTCGGCGAGATCGAGTCGGTCCTGACCCTGATCAGCGCGGTGGGCGCCGACGTCGGGGCGACGGTCCTGCCCTGGTCCGCGGCGCGCGCGACCCTCGACGTACAAAATCTCGTGGTACGCCGGATCGTCAATCCGACGATCACGGTGAAACTGTCCCTGTGCACCTCCGACCATCAGCCGCTGTCGGAACCCGCGCACGCCGTGCACGACCTGTTCCATGAATTGATCACGGAATTCGGTGAGGACGTCGCCTTCGGGGACGCGGCGATGGAGTCTTCGAAGGCGTCGGATTAA